The following is a genomic window from Mya arenaria isolate MELC-2E11 chromosome 4, ASM2691426v1.
GAGTTTCTTCCACCatagataagtagatccaaaaatttaaccatgctagaaattcttttctcccacctcagataagtagatccaataatttaaccatgctagaaattcttatcttgcccacgggcgaagataaaatgcccgtatggaactccttatTAATGGTCACGACATTGaagttacctcccttgttgaagacagtcgtctgtagcatcatagaaaccttgtcttgtggcaatatttagattgctaattaactatttctcgcttcaaatgtcaccataaaaaagttttcacgcacctttcatgAAATAATGCTCCACTCTCATCAGTACTATTTAAAGACCgctttgactatttacataatctgaatcaatgcgcgcatatccatgacaacaacgagttatcaaatatccatacgcattaTTTTCAcaacgcacaaaagagttccaggaaaaatacatttttacttaattttgttgaactgaggtgggagaaaaagcatctaccatagccgctcgtgtaagataggttcatcccgaccctcgcgcagggtgttttgcggaaactcggtaaacctatgctcgggtcgggatgaacctatcttacactctctgccatggaagatacttataatcttgcccacgggcaaagataaaacaagtacccgtatggaactccttttaatggtcttcacattgtaattacctcccttgttgaagactatcgtctgtagcatcatagaaaccttgtcttgtggcaatatttagaatgctcattaattatttatcgcttcaaatgtcaccataaaaagttTTCACAAAACTCTCCTcataaagaccgatttgactaataacataatctgaatcactgcgcgcatatccatgacaaccacgaattatcacatatccatacgcatttattttcactacgcacaaaagagttccagcaaaaaatacatttttactaaattttgttgaactgaggtgggagaaaaagcatctaccatagccgctcgggTAAgatcgggtcgggatgaacatatcttacattctcggccatggaagatacttttaaatattccaGCATAGGCAAACATTTGGATCTACATATCTGGGGTGGAGGtgtataagtatcttccatggccgagagtgcaagataagttcattccgacccgaacgtagggtgttttgcggaaacgaggtttaccgagtttccgcaaaacacaatgcacgagggtcgggatgaacctgtcttacacgagcggctatggtagatgcttttactcccacctcagttaaacaaaattaggtaaaaatgtatttttttgctggaactctgggtatttgataattcgtggttgtcatggatatgcgcgcagtgattcagattatgttaatagacaaatcggtctttaaatagttctatggagaatgaagcattatttcatgaaaggtgcgtgaaaactttgttatggtgacatttgaagtgagaaataattaataagcgttctaaatattgccacaagacaagatttccgtgatgctacagacgacagtctttaagGGAGGTAAtcacaatgtggtgaccattaaaaaggagttccatacgggcattttatcttcgcccgtgggcaagataagaatttctagcatggttaaattattggatctacttatctgaggtgggagaaaaggatttccagcatggcaaACTATTTGGATTTACTTATCTTGGGTGGGAGAAATCCTTAAAATACATTTAGCGAGAAGAAAACGACGGAATTAATTCATGCGGCTGTCACACTGTCCCGAAATTGACACCAGATACAAGGAAATGTTAAGATTCGGTTTTGATCGTTAAACGATCCGGCCATTCGTGAGGGCATCTTTTGCTTTCGTATAATCGCCGGTGGAGTTTCTTAAGCTCCGGCAACAACTTCGTGATCGGTTGCAAAATCTTTGGCATTCCAAAGAAAGCCGAAAGACCTTGCGAAGTTTTTTTTCGTGTTGAATTCGTGTTACCGTTATGCTTTTCGGACTACAAAAGTAAGGGCATCTTGTCAAATCGTGTCATCTTCGTTATTACTTCATGTTATCATCGGGCATTGTCGCCTCACGAGTACAATACGAAGGAAACAAGACGCGGCCCGTAGGTCTAAGGAAGGCAACATGACTACCTGAAGCACTCGCAATGCCGTCGTGTAGCCATCATGTGGCCCCGTATTGTAGTACGATGGCGTACCAATGTGCCATGGTAATGTAGACAAATAAATGGCCAGCCTCAGAGCCTCTTCCTCAGACCGTCAAACCGAAAAAGTGTACACAGTACTAGTTCAACCAAGGAGAGTTGTATTCCATGTACGGGTGCTGTAGACCGACCACGTAATAGATCCAAGAGGTCTATCCACAAAGAGCTAAGGTATCGTACCCAGAACTCTTAAAtctatatttgtttcattctgTTTGACTTGGACTGCGAATTGCAGTCACTTCTACATTCGTTACTTATGGCATTTACAGCACAATTTAaatcgtgatggcgtcacggcggggtcaagccataaatCAGCCAATAGGCACGGGCAGatcttgataaactcaaatacacaaacaaacatgttcTTCAATCAGCCATGAGCAACAGAAAGTATATCCCTTCTGGTCTCAAGCTGCCAATTGGTCTACGACATCTGGCCTGCAGTGTCAATTATCCAAGTCAGTCCTACTACTTCAGAGTTTCTCTGAACACCGAGATGGCAATTTCCAAACTGCCGTTGTGCTCTGGATGGTAAGCGGTCATCCGTACCTGAAAAACTGTACAGAAACTACAAGGGATTCTTCTTCATTGTCCTTATGGCTCTGGTCGACGTTGACTACAAATTATAGTTCGAACAACATATTCAATCTCCCTGAAGAGAAGTCTCAACGTCTCAATACGACGTCGTGGAACCATCGTCTGTTCACTGGCTGTTTACCAAATTCGGGGCTATCTTCGTGTCAAATTCAAAATTCCATATTCGTATGGCTATCTTGTGTCTATTGCGGGACAGTGTGACACTTGCATAAGAGTCATCgactgtgaatgtgttgatctgaaataACGGaactacgataacgaaaactCGACAGTTTGAAAATGACAACGCGATAGGTCAATAACGAAAATGCGAGAATATTGCTGTACGATTATGATAATACGATATACTACGTTGTAAACACGATCGttctgtcgtgttttcatcatcgtactatcgagtatatCGTTTCAGATTAACACACTCACAGGCGAAGGCCCTAACGGAGTTCCGTAGGAAACAGAGAGTTATTGTCTGTATCAGTCAGATATCTTTTATAACGCTAATGAAATTACGTGTGTCTGCTCATATTCTAAGAATCCAGTAGGGAAGATATGTCCAACATAAAGAAATTTGCGGTTTTTCCAATATGTCCTTCAACTAACACTATAACGAGtttcattttatctttatttgttcACTTTACTAACAACTTTGAGTGAAATATATGATTCGTTTGTCGAGACAAAgaccaaatatgtttaaatttggtCAAATACATGAGGTGTCTCGTGTTGTAATCCACCGGAAAGGTTCAATGGAAATCATTATGTTACAGaccattttatttgaaatcaaagaGTATATTGGGTGGCTCTTGTATAATAGTTTGCCATTTAGGATATAATCTGAAGAAAAATCAGCAATGCATACCATTTCATGCTTGACTCCAAATGAGTTGATGCAAATGCCGTTGCGTTGTTATTTTGTAGGTGACGATGTGGTTTCCTACAAGAAGTTGTTTGATGATACGTTCACACTGATCCTGGAAATCACTTGCGGCAGTGCAGTTTCCAAACTGATTATGGAAATAGGTTCCACCACACCATTAACAACAACTTCAACAACTAGTTACGAAACAACAGCTTTAACTAGTTCAGGACTTTCCACCACAGCAACTAAAACACCGCTTTCTGATACAACACCATCATCAACTAGTTCCGAATCAACAGTTTTAACTAGTTCAGAACTTTCCAGCACAGCAACTAAAACACCGCTTTCTGATACAACAACTTCAACAATTAGTTCCGAATCAACAGCTTTAACTAGTTCAGAACTTTCCAGCACATCAACTAAAACACCGCTTTCTGATACAACACCATCATCAACTAGTTCCGATGCCACAGTTTTAACTAGTTCAGAACTTTCCAGCACAGCAACTAAAACACCGCTTTCTGATACAACACCATCATCAACTAGTTCCGAATCAACAGTTTTAACTAGTTTAGAACTTTCCAGCACAGCAACTAAAACACCGATTTCTGATACAACAACTTCAACAATTAGTTCCGAAACAACAGCTTTAACTAGTTTAGAACTTTCCAGCACAGCAACTAAAACACCGCTTTCTGATACAACACCTTCAACAACTAGTTCCGATGCCACAGTTTTAACTAGTTTAGAACTTTCCAGCACAGCAACTAAAACACCGCCTTCTAATACAACACCATCATCAACTAGTTCCGAATCAACAGTTTTAACTAGTTTAGAACTTTCCAGCACAGCAACTAAAACACCGCTTTCTGATACAAAACCATCATCAACTAGTTCCGAAACAACAGTTTTAACTAGTTTAGAACTTTCCAGCACAGCAACTAAAACACCGCTTTCTGATACAACACCTTCAACAACTAGTTCCGATGCCACAATTTTAACTAGTTTAGAACTTTCCAGCACAGCAACTAAAACACCGCTTTCTGATACAACACCTTCAACAACTAGTTCCGATGCCACAGTTTTAACTAGTTCAGAACTTTCCAGCACAGCAACTAAAACACCGCTTTCTGATACAACACCTTCAACAACTAGTTCCGATGCCACAATTTTAACTAGTTTAGAACTTTCCAGCACAGCAACTAAAACACCGCTTTCTGATACAACACCTTCAACAACTAGTTCCGATGCCACAGTTTTAACTAGTTTAGAACTTTCCAGCACAGCAACTAAAACACCGCTTTCTGATACAACACCTTCAACAACTAGTTCCGATGCCACAGTTTTAACTAGTTTAGAACTTTCCAGCACAGCAACTAAAACACCGCTTTCTGATACAACACCATCATCAACTAGTTCCGAAACAACAGTTTCAACTAGTTTAGAACTTTCCAGCACAGCAACTAAAACACCGCTTTCTGATACAACAACTTCAACAATTAGTTCCGAAACAACAGCTTTAACTAGTTCAAAACTTTCCAGCACATCAATTAACACACCACCGTTTAATacaacagcagcagcattaACTAGTTCCGAAACAACAGCTTTAACTAGTTCAGAACCTTCCAGCACAGCAACTAAAACACCGTCTTCTAATACAACACCATCATCAACTAGTTCCGATACAACAGCTTTAACTAGTTCAAAACTTTCCAGCACAGAAACTAAAATTCCACATTCAGATACAACTACTTCATCAACTAGTTCAGAACTTTCAAGTACAGAATCAACAGCTTCGCAAACTATACTGTCCACAGATGTTACTTTATCTCTTAGTTCGGGTCAGCAAAGTGATTCCACGTCTACATCTATTTCACAAGCATCAAGTACATCATCTTCCACTAGTGCACAGGCTGATACAACACAATTTAATGTAGTTTCCGGCGGCACAACCCCACCAGTGTCAACGACCAATACTTCTGCCACCAAGTCACAATCTACATTATCAACTACAACTACTCCCGGTGTCGGATGGTCAGCTGCATCTAACGATGAAAGTTCTGATGGTACGAATCTTCTCCTTCTGGTCGCTGTTGGAACCGGGGCGGGTCTTGTGGCGGCGTCAGGCGTTGCCTTTGGGCTGATCAGCAAGTACAAGAAACCAACCGTACCAGTGCAATCAAAAAGGTTTGCTATACATATGCATATGTTTGAAACCTGCAGACATCATAATTACATCCTTGATACTTACTATAAGTGATGCATTATGCATTCCTGAAAACGTATATCTTTCAAAAGTTAAATCTcagctttacatattttatttcaagttttaaatatattgtaaagtaaatatattatcatttttttggtaatttcGGTGTTTCGTTTGTCA
Proteins encoded in this region:
- the LOC128231003 gene encoding serine-rich adhesin for platelets-like produces the protein MTSQSTLFQLDTTDNRSVVVMDCLTAGYQEVVSFQATDGISVVTASLTLDVLDNGPVINNLPATVYMSEPANNGLATLYTVDVYDGCDDVSCDVTDISPSGYNVWMKSDDVVSYKKLFDDTFTLILEITCGSAVSKLIMEIGSTTPLTTTSTTSYETTALTSSGLSTTATKTPLSDTTPSSTSSESTVLTSSELSSTATKTPLSDTTTSTISSESTALTSSELSSTSTKTPLSDTTPSSTSSDATVLTSSELSSTATKTPLSDTTPSSTSSESTVLTSLELSSTATKTPISDTTTSTISSETTALTSLELSSTATKTPLSDTTPSTTSSDATVLTSLELSSTATKTPPSNTTPSSTSSESTVLTSLELSSTATKTPLSDTKPSSTSSETTVLTSLELSSTATKTPLSDTTPSTTSSDATILTSLELSSTATKTPLSDTTPSTTSSDATVLTSSELSSTATKTPLSDTTPSTTSSDATILTSLELSSTATKTPLSDTTPSTTSSDATVLTSLELSSTATKTPLSDTTPSTTSSDATVLTSLELSSTATKTPLSDTTPSSTSSETTVSTSLELSSTATKTPLSDTTTSTISSETTALTSSKLSSTSINTPPFNTTAAALTSSETTALTSSEPSSTATKTPSSNTTPSSTSSDTTALTSSKLSSTETKIPHSDTTTSSTSSELSSTESTASQTILSTDVTLSLSSGQQSDSTSTSISQASSTSSSTSAQADTTQFNVVSGGTTPPVSTTNTSATKSQSTLSTTTTPGVGWSAASNDESSDGTNLLLLVAVGTGAGLVAASGVAFGLISKYKKPTVPVQSKSNLSKAEAQNDTSSKRGERGKQRKSNGYRMFRETPHGSGIGQYNQNLTAIDF